ACAGGGTCTcaaatttagtaataaaatattCGATACTTGTCGTGATTTGCCAATGTAACAAGTCATAGTTTACTTATGGAACGACGGTTGCTGTATTAACGAATAATATAAGTTTTGTGATATAAGCTAAGTGATATTGGACACGGAACTAACAGTTCCAAGTTCcaacaattatttttctttaatcgtTATTGGAAGAGATATAAGAAATAAGCAACGAGCTAGCTACGTACAGTCTagagatataaaaaaaaaaattaatatcaaaaatgtaattagtattaaatgaaatttacataaattgtaattttgatttagaCATATTTCTCAGATATAAGAGGAATATAAGACCGTATATCTTAAAGTGCTGATTCagaaatttttaattagaaaacaagACAGCGAGGTGGAGAACATGGAGGACACCAAATTCAATGCAAATATACGTAACGAGTTTACTTGAATCTCCATGCAAGTCCCATGCACTCAAACCCTTGTATATAAACCCCTCCAAGGTCATCGTTTTAATCATCACCAAAAGAAGCCCatcaataaagaaaatacaaaccatGGCAATTCCAAAAGCTCACTACTCTTTAGCAGTTCTTGTCCTTCTCTTTGTCGTCGTTTCGAGTAGCCAAAAAGTCTGCAATCCAGAATGCAAGGCCAAAGAACCCTTCCACTGCGATAATACTCATGCATTCAACCGTAGTGGATTTCCCAAAAATTTCACTTTTGGTGCAGCTACTTCGGCTTATCAAGTATATAGATCTTGGCTTTTGGGATATAGAATTttccattattattattttgttataatttatcCAACATGACTTAATTTGTTCTACCAGATTGAAGGTGCAGCACATAGAGCACTTAATGGATGGGACTATTTCACGCATAGATATCCAGGTCAtctaacatattattttttcccaTGGTCTTCGATGTCGAGAAAATAGTACCTATATTTAGATGTTAAAAAGAGTTATTCATGCATGGTCATGACtcatgttttttgttatttatatacagAAAAAGTACCGGATCGTAGTTCAGCAGATCTTGCTTGTGATTCGTATGATCTTTATAAGGCGAGAAGAGACTATCATTATTGATGAATGTGTagctttgatattttttcagTACTTTTGTAATTTCAATCTAATTTTACAACTTTCACTTAACCTTGAACAGGATGATGTCAAACTGCTAAAAAGAATGAATGTTCAAGCATACCGTCTCTCGATAGCATGGTCAAGGGTCTTACCAAgtaaatacaaaaacagaaaaacacaTCTCCTATAGTCTTCATGATTTCATcttatattaacaaaataactggttaattaaatttaaaattcaatgaCCCAAAATTTTGTGATTATATCCTTAATCAGAGGGAAGACTGACTGGGGGAGTGGACGAGAATGGGATAACATACTACAACAATCTCATTAACGAGTTGAAAGCAAATGGTAAattcgatatatatatataaacttgtaCTTAAccatacatttttcataattttattatatttttttatttaacatttaaCTTACATGAATACTTCAGGCATAGAACCATATGTTACTATATTTCATTGGGATGTTCCCCAGACTTTAGAAGACGAATATGGAGGCTTCTTAAGCACACGTATAGTGTAAGTGCATTAACGATtttgattcaaagttttttagtttattttcttcttcttttgtttaggCTCTGTAACACCGCTATCAAATCTATTTGTGTCTAATATGTGCGATACGTGAATAGGGAGGACTACACAAACTACGCTGAGCTTCTATTCCAAAGATTCGGAGACAGGGTCAAATTTTGGATCACTTTAAATCAGCCTCTCTCTCTTGCACTCAAAGGCTATGGAAATGGATCTTATCCACCAGGACGGTGCACCGGCTGTGAACTTGGAGGAGATTCTGGAGTTGAACCTTATACAGTTGCACATAACCAACTTCTAGCTCATGCAAAAACTGTCTCTTTATACAGAAAAAGATATCAGGTACGTGTATACTGTAAAGTCTCTCATAACTTCTTGGTGCgtcaattttacttttatgtgGTGCATATTTGTAGTCTATaacctatatatatttatgcagAAATTTCAAGGTGGTAAGATAGGAACAACCTTGATCGGGAGATGGTTCGTCCCGCTAAATGAATTTAGTGAACTCGACAAGGCTGCTGCAAAACGAGCATTCGACTTTTTTGTTGGATGGTATATATGAGCACTTACATGAATctcaaaacacaaacagaCACACACATTTATAGAGAAAGTTTCAGTCAGAAATTTTGTGTGAAAAGCACACTTTAGTTTGCATCACTAATTTATGAATCTTTTCTTACATGAATTAAGGTTCTTGGATCCATTGGTGTACGGAAAATATCCAACAATAATGAGAGAGATGGTAGGAGATAGATTGCCAGAATTCACACCTGAGGAATCAGCTTTAGTTAAAGGATCACTTGATTTTCTAGGGTTGAACTATTACGTTTCACAATATGCAACTGACGCACCTCCTCCGACACAACCTAATGCAATAACGGATGCACGAGTTACTCTTGGATGTAAGTAAAgctaattttgtgttttctttttgcgTGTGTCTATTTGTAATTAGTTTCTATTATCAATATtcatttttcctttattttgtttcagtttacCGCAATGGAAGTCCTATTGGTGTTGTGGCAAGTATCGacttaaatttgaaaaaaaaaaacaaatccttttcatatttaaaaagaTTACTAATTTggctctattttttttttttttacaggcTTCTAGCTTCGTCTACTATCCTCCAGGATTCCGTCAGATTCTAAACTACATCAAAGACAACTACAAAAATCCACTTACCTACATCACCGAAAACGGTACGTacatatcattttatatatgttgcatttaaaaaaagtttaaccaATGAACCATCGATCTAGATGtgtttattataaattttgtgtaaCATTTTTAGGAGTTGCTGATCTTGATCTTGGAAACGTAACGCTTGCAACTGCTCTTGCCGATAATGGACGGATTCAAAACCATTGCAGCCATCTCTCTTGTCTCAAATGCGCCATGAAGTAAGTattaattcttattttatttatttgatagaCATTCCTCGGACAACTttaaatcttaattatataCCAAAACtacttttctaaaatatattatagggATGGATGCAACGTAGCAGGATATTTTGCATGGTCATTGATGGACAATTACGAATTCGGAAATGGTTACACCCTCCGGTTTGGTATGAATTGGGTCAACTTCACTAATCCTGCTGATCGTAAAGAGAAAGCTTCTGGAAAATGGTTCTCTAAGTTCCTCGCAAAATAAGTGGAAGCCCTAGATATAAATCCAAACCTCGAATGTAATAACAATTGCACTGTATGtatttcatctttttaaaactaccTATACCTTGTTGTGTGTTGTTACTAATGTTGTAATAATCGAATCTTAATTCGGGGTCagttcataaataaataaaaatgtattgtTCTTGTTCTAAACTCTTGCCAAGTATAACATCTTGGCAGAGGTAGAACTTGTAGTTATAGGAGTCAATTTATGAATTGTattggttttaatttaaaaactttagttaaaaattaactgaatttcaaaattccGTGAGTGTCATATAACCCCATGATCCTTAACTACTTCCGCCCCACCCATCTATGCAGAAGACAACAGAGAACATGAACACACCAACAAACCTTTAAATTCACATGTTGACAAGAGGAATGTATAAACTTAGAGAAAGGTAACTGGATAACAGGAGGTCACTAAATCAAAAGGATtacataaaaccaaattaagaaCTGAGATGATGCAAAGAGACCTAGAAACATCTTTCTCCCATTCGATTTCTTCACTCGGTTTGGTCATCGCGTTATTTAATGACCACTTGTCATCACCCTTCCACCCCTTATTCCTCTGCATGCATGGGAAAATTAGCAATATCTTCAGGTAGCTTTGGACAATCTTTGACATCAAAATATCTACTGTTAGGAAGAGTCCGATAATTCCAGCAAATTTCCTTGAGTTCAGgcaatttatatattacaagtGATTCCAATTTTCCAAAGGCAATTTCTTTGGTAATACTCGATCCTTTCtccttatttataatttcttctatttctgGTGAAAAGCCCACATGTAGACTCTTTAGATTTTGAGCAAATAACAGCCATGACAAATCCCTTGGCCCTACCAATTTCATTATATTAACACTGGAGAGTTGCTTGAAGCCTGGAGAACTTGTACTTGTAGATGGATGAATCTCCATTGGTGAAACCTCccttctttctttgcttttccaaTCCATCTTTATCTCAGATATGTTGCAGCTCAGAATTGCAAGTTGTTGAAGACCTCCCAGAGCTGTCGTACTTAATACTACACGAGGTGCTGACATATTTGTTAGACATAAACCTCGAATACTACTCGCCAATCGGTCAATACCTTGTATCCTTTCCAAAATCATGGCATCATCTATGGTTACCGTTAAAATCTTCAAGTGATCCATGTGTTGTAGTTCCTCCATTAATATGTCATCAACACAAACATtggaataaaataatttcaacaCTTGCAGATTTGGTAAGGTTGCTGATATGCCAACAAGACTCTCAAGTTTATAACTGAACTCCAGATTCAAGTAGATTAGTTTCCTCAACTTCTTCATACCACCTGGTAGCGATTTTATCCCTGTGCTTGATAAATTAAGATATTGAAGAGAACATAAGTTAGAAATTTCCTCCGGTAATTCAATAAGACTCATGTTTGTAGAAAGATCCAAGACCACAAGTTTTGGCATAAACAGAAAGAATCCAACTGAAATATTCACCAACTTGTTATACGGGAGTAATAGGGTTGAAAGGTTGGAGCATTTGGAACTACAAGATATCTTCTCAATCTGAGTACTGATTAAAGACACTTGTCTTACAATCTCCCAATTGATGTCATTCGGTATCATACGTACATGAGCACCAGATTTCACACAGATTGTTTCTTGCTGTTTTCCAAAGTCAGAATTTATCCAAAGAGCCATCTCACGTATCACATAATGCATTTTAACTTTGGTGGTGAGTTCACATTCAATCAACAAATGTGCACGAACTAACAAGCCAATTATATCATAACCTTGGTTGGTACCTCCATCTTCATATCTGTTCGGATTTATATATCCTTCGCAAATCCAGTATTCTATCAACTTCTCCTTCTCTATTTCAAAATCTTCaggaaacaaagaacaatATAGGAAACACAATTTGATTTCACCATTCTTCAAGCTATCGTAACTGAACTTCAAAACGAGAAGAATTCTTTCTTCCATACCTGGAAACTTGTGGCCTGCAGGCGAATTCAGAACATTAATCGCATGATGCCATTCTTGTATAGTCTCTTTACATGCCATGGCTTCCCCAATGACAATGAGTGCAAGTGGCAAGCCATGACATTTTGCAGCAACTATTCTTGCGAGTGCAGGAATATCTTCATGGCTGCTTAATATGACATCATCAACAGTAATTCGAAACAATTCCCACGCTTCATCTGGTGACAAACAAGAAACTTTTATTTGCATGTCAGCTTTCATGTACTTGGAAACTTCCTTTGAACGTTTGGTGAAAACTATCTTCGCTCCATTTTCACGAGTTGGAGGTGGAACTCCTATCTTGTTCAGATCTACCTCGCTCCAGAGATCATCCAACAACAGcacaaatttttttctcttaaggTTATTGTTTATGAGTGAGGCtttcttattttctgtttctctttccCATTCCTTGTCGAGACGTAATCTACCAAGAATCTGATCTTGAATACCCTCAAGCTGAAAGTCTTTAGATACCACAACCCATATCACAACATCAAATTCACTCTCCAGTTCAACGaatttgttgttgatgcaaGCTAAGAGTGTGGTTTTTCCTACTCCCCCCATACCATGAAGACACAAGGTTCTTATTTCATCATTCATGAGGCTTTTCCATGCCATTTCAACCATTGCATACAAACCAACTGTGGTATGGATATTCTTCTCCTCTACCTTAGGTACAGGAATCTTATGCGCCACCacttcaaaatgttttttagaTAGAAGTTCTTTAACTTCTTCCAGATTCTTCATTACCTTTTCACCATAATTGTAGCTTGATATGCAATTCTCagaacaaaatccaaacaaacacAATCTTCCAGTTTCAGTTGATTTATCCTCAAGCAGATCCTTGAATCTAGATTCAACAATTTCTACCCTTGAAATCCATCCTTTGACTTGAGCAAGCTGTTGCAAacctttatct
This sequence is a window from Arabidopsis thaliana chromosome 1 sequence. Protein-coding genes within it:
- a CDS encoding disease resistance protein (CC-NBS-LRR class) family protein (Disease resistance protein (CC-NBS-LRR class) family; FUNCTIONS IN: ATP binding; INVOLVED IN: apoptosis, defense response; LOCATED IN: cellular_component unknown; CONTAINS InterPro DOMAIN/s: Leucine-rich repeat-containing protein (InterPro:IPR015766), NB-ARC (InterPro:IPR002182), Disease resistance protein (InterPro:IPR000767); BEST Arabidopsis thaliana protein match is: Disease resistance protein (CC-NBS-LRR class) family (TAIR:AT5G43730.1); Has 15938 Blast hits to 15091 proteins in 593 species: Archae - 10; Bacteria - 511; Metazoa - 1779; Fungi - 142; Plants - 13275; Viruses - 0; Other Eukaryotes - 221 (source: NCBI BLink).) is translated as MADWLLLIPWNKIFTAACGCFFSDRNYIHKMEANLDDLHTTMEELKNGRDDLLRRVSIEEDKGLQQLAQVKGWISRVEIVESRFKDLLEDKSTETGRLCLFGFCSENCISSYNYGEKVMKNLEEVKELLSKKHFEVVAHKIPVPKVEEKNIHTTVGLYAMVEMAWKSLMNDEIRTLCLHGMGGVGKTTLLACINNKFVELESEFDVVIWVVVSKDFQLEGIQDQILGRLRLDKEWERETENKKASLINNNLKRKKFVLLLDDLWSEVDLNKIGVPPPTRENGAKIVFTKRSKEVSKYMKADMQIKVSCLSPDEAWELFRITVDDVILSSHEDIPALARIVAAKCHGLPLALIVIGEAMACKETIQEWHHAINVLNSPAGHKFPGMEERILLVLKFSYDSLKNGEIKLCFLYCSLFPEDFEIEKEKLIEYWICEGYINPNRYEDGGTNQGYDIIGLLVRAHLLIECELTTKVKMHYVIREMALWINSDFGKQQETICVKSGAHVRMIPNDINWEIVRQVSLISTQIEKISCSSKCSNLSTLLLPYNKLVNISVGFFLFMPKLVVLDLSTNMSLIELPEEISNLCSLQYLNLSSTGIKSLPGGMKKLRKLIYLNLEFSYKLESLVGISATLPNLQVLKLFYSNVCVDDILMEELQHMDHLKILTVTIDDAMILERIQGIDRLASSIRGLCLTNMSAPRVVLSTTALGGLQQLAILSCNISEIKMDWKSKERREVSPMEIHPSTSTSSPGFKQLSSVNIMKLVGPRDLSWLLFAQNLKSLHVGFSPEIEEIINKEKGSSITKEIAFGKLESLVIYKLPELKEICWNYRTLPNSRYFDVKDCPKLPEDIANFPMHAEE
- the BGLU35 gene encoding beta glucosidase 35 (beta glucosidase 35 (BGLU35); FUNCTIONS IN: thioglucosidase activity, beta-glucosidase activity, hydrolase activity, hydrolyzing O-glycosyl compounds; INVOLVED IN: response to salt stress; LOCATED IN: endomembrane system; EXPRESSED IN: root; CONTAINS InterPro DOMAIN/s: Glycoside hydrolase, family 1 (InterPro:IPR001360), Glycoside hydrolase, family 1, active site (InterPro:IPR018120), Glycoside hydrolase, catalytic core (InterPro:IPR017853), Glycoside hydrolase, subgroup, catalytic core (InterPro:IPR013781); BEST Arabidopsis thaliana protein match is: beta glucosidase 34 (TAIR:AT1G47600.1); Has 11150 Blast hits to 10820 proteins in 1459 species: Archae - 142; Bacteria - 7670; Metazoa - 713; Fungi - 195; Plants - 1442; Viruses - 0; Other Eukaryotes - 988 (source: NCBI BLink).); translated protein: MAIPKAHYSLAVLVLLFVVVSSSQKVCNPECKAKEPFHCDNTHAFNRSGFPKNFTFGAATSAYQIEGAAHRALNGWDYFTHRYPEKVPDRSSADLACDSYDLYKDDVKLLKRMNVQAYRLSIAWSRVLPKGRLTGGVDENGITYYNNLINELKANGIEPYVTIFHWDVPQTLEDEYGGFLSTRIVEDYTNYAELLFQRFGDRVKFWITLNQPLSLALKGYGNGSYPPGRCTGCELGGDSGVEPYTVAHNQLLAHAKTVSLYRKRYQKFQGGKIGTTLIGRWFVPLNEFSELDKAAAKRAFDFFVGWFLDPLVYGKYPTIMREMVGDRLPEFTPEESALVKGSLDFLGLNYYVSQYATDAPPPTQPNAITDARVTLGFYRNGSPIGVVASSFVYYPPGFRQILNYIKDNYKNPLTYITENGVADLDLGNVTLATALADNGRIQNHCSHLSCLKCAMKDGCNVAGYFAWSLMDNYEFGNGYTLRFGMNWVNFTNPADRKEKASGKWFSKFLAK